One region of Pedosphaera parvula Ellin514 genomic DNA includes:
- a CDS encoding PA14 domain-containing protein, which translates to MNITPLVVSRFLTKYAAFASSILLGATVSAQAGSFVTDFNSGVPAGSAVFGNAVVSTNGGFSNSGCLKLTTTTASQTGTFVITNDLDAGQPVVSFTASFKALVGGGSAADGFSFNFAPDLPFGVFPLGEEGAGTGLTVEFDTFLNTTDPNDAAPSIDVKVGGFEVATASFPGIRANAFVDVVIQLNPDSTLDVYYDGVPVYTNLFVSLSPTTGGHFGFGARTGGQNDNHFIDNLNITTFTNAQPFVQSFAPIGRNVRGDSPINITLSDNTSSVDTNTIVLTLDGTNVASSITQSAPSTLISFTPPALFTSGSTHSVSLTFADNATPTPNTNTFQYGFTVATYTTLPTNLIATPSLVSANPGFTIRVSQIDVNLGPTLQRAENQLANRLIDPTTSLPYTNLATPNPIDASFIYQETNTLNYSLTFDQGNFTPDISMPGIPGTTGGATNIALDAVTYLHLTPGLYTLGVNSSDGFKLTEAANADVFATQARAFDGVRAAADSTFTFAVTQTGYYPFRVIYFAGGLEPANPGTTDPSLEFFSTDVNGVKTLVNDTNVAGYIPAFQAAATKPYISVLNPAPGDTGVPRAATINATLVDGSITVQTNTIQIQLNGVVVTPAITSGGAGITSVQYQPATPLSPNSTNTVQIAFTDTSSTRRTNSYQFVVENILTQLWAIPPASAANPTWAKWITSAGTERGLAYNPKTGHVLVISRNSATGADGPNALGVGVFDGNTGLYIKQLNLGTIASTGVGTFKLNMIDIADDGAIYACNLTTSWATVPLIIYRWQDENSTPTTAFSGLALGGSTRCGDDFVVRRSGAGTQILVSGNSAVNTVPIFSTTDGINFTGIALSVANLPNASVRLGLAFGCGNTFYGQTTANSTKFVSFNSPTSTVASLTASYAIYDKQGSPGFGPIGVDIANQRLIGDLTLPNTGSSHSMNLFDLNALVVAPTTNSPVDAKPFAVSVGTFGTGSVDFTPDGSRLYTLDSGSGIIAFSLAPKLAAPSICSQPQNYIVPRGGLGFFDVGSIGSLQNYQWRLNGANLAGATNRTLDLPNVQLANLGNYTVVITNSLGLITSSIAVLDFPLVITNQPVSQVVAVGGAASFSVAADGNSPFTYQWSLNGTNVAGATLSSLTINNAQQSNAGGYTVLVTDPLGQTATSLVASLTVGTLGNGTGLNGDYYSNQLKTFASSPDLNRIDPTIDFDFGSGSPDPLITVDNFTIRWTGQVQPLYSQTYTFYTRTDDGARLWVNGQKIVDRWIDQGPTEASGTISLVANQKYDIIMEYYEHAVGAVAQLSWSSLGQVKQIIPQTQLYPGVSAPNPKLTAAGVSNGTNLILNWTGSYTLQSSPNVEGPYVDVTGSTSPYTNDLTANPQMFFRLISE; encoded by the coding sequence TTGAATATTACACCCCTTGTCGTTTCCCGGTTCCTGACGAAATACGCCGCCTTTGCCAGCAGTATTTTGCTTGGAGCAACGGTTTCTGCACAGGCTGGCAGTTTCGTCACTGATTTCAATTCCGGTGTACCCGCAGGGTCTGCTGTGTTTGGAAACGCGGTGGTCTCCACGAATGGAGGGTTTTCGAATAGCGGCTGTCTTAAATTAACAACCACAACTGCCAGCCAAACTGGAACCTTTGTTATCACAAATGATCTGGACGCAGGCCAACCAGTGGTGAGTTTCACCGCTTCGTTCAAAGCGCTGGTGGGTGGCGGTTCTGCGGCGGACGGGTTTAGCTTTAATTTTGCTCCGGATCTGCCGTTTGGAGTTTTCCCACTGGGGGAAGAAGGCGCAGGCACCGGCTTGACAGTGGAATTCGACACATTTCTTAATACAACAGATCCCAACGATGCTGCTCCTTCGATCGACGTCAAGGTGGGCGGGTTTGAAGTGGCAACCGCCTCTTTTCCAGGAATCAGGGCCAATGCATTCGTCGATGTTGTCATTCAACTCAATCCTGATAGCACCCTGGACGTTTATTACGATGGCGTACCAGTTTATACCAATTTGTTCGTGAGCCTTTCACCAACTACCGGTGGGCACTTCGGCTTTGGCGCTCGCACCGGGGGACAAAATGATAATCACTTCATAGATAACCTGAATATAACAACTTTCACAAATGCCCAGCCATTTGTACAATCGTTTGCCCCTATTGGCAGAAACGTGCGCGGAGACAGTCCAATTAACATCACCCTTTCTGATAATACCAGTTCGGTGGATACGAACACGATTGTGCTAACGTTGGATGGCACTAATGTCGCTTCCAGCATCACTCAATCTGCTCCCAGCACCCTGATCAGCTTCACTCCGCCAGCCCTCTTCACGTCCGGTTCAACCCACTCGGTCAGTTTGACTTTTGCGGATAATGCCACCCCAACGCCGAATACGAACACCTTTCAATATGGGTTCACCGTCGCTACCTATACCACTCTCCCCACCAACCTGATCGCTACGCCATCGCTCGTGAGCGCCAATCCCGGATTCACCATCCGTGTCAGCCAGATCGATGTAAACCTTGGGCCAACACTACAGCGCGCGGAAAATCAACTCGCCAACCGGCTCATTGACCCGACCACCAGCCTGCCCTACACCAATTTGGCAACTCCAAATCCCATCGATGCCAGTTTTATCTATCAGGAAACCAACACACTCAACTATTCATTGACCTTTGATCAAGGCAACTTCACGCCAGATATCTCCATGCCAGGTATTCCTGGGACTACAGGTGGAGCGACCAACATTGCCTTGGATGCCGTTACTTACTTACATTTGACTCCCGGCCTCTACACTCTCGGAGTAAACAGTTCCGACGGTTTCAAACTGACCGAGGCGGCGAATGCAGACGTCTTTGCCACGCAGGCCCGTGCCTTTGATGGCGTCCGGGCAGCGGCAGACTCCACCTTCACATTCGCCGTCACTCAGACTGGTTACTATCCGTTTCGCGTGATTTACTTTGCTGGCGGATTGGAACCGGCGAATCCCGGAACAACCGATCCGAGCCTCGAATTCTTTTCAACGGACGTAAATGGTGTCAAAACGCTGGTCAATGACACCAATGTGGCCGGCTATATCCCTGCATTTCAGGCCGCAGCCACCAAGCCCTATATTTCCGTACTCAATCCGGCGCCAGGTGATACCGGCGTTCCCCGTGCCGCCACGATCAACGCGACTCTGGTTGACGGCTCCATTACCGTTCAAACGAACACTATCCAAATCCAGTTGAATGGGGTGGTTGTTACACCGGCGATTACTTCAGGCGGAGCTGGCATCACGAGTGTGCAATACCAACCCGCCACACCTTTGTCCCCCAACTCCACCAACACCGTCCAAATCGCCTTCACAGATACCAGCTCTACTCGTCGTACAAACTCCTATCAGTTCGTGGTTGAAAACATCCTGACCCAGCTTTGGGCGATTCCCCCGGCATCCGCCGCCAATCCAACCTGGGCAAAATGGATCACTTCAGCTGGCACGGAACGCGGCCTGGCGTACAATCCAAAGACCGGCCATGTGCTGGTTATCAGCCGGAATTCCGCCACCGGTGCCGACGGTCCGAATGCTTTGGGCGTAGGTGTCTTCGATGGCAATACCGGTCTTTATATCAAGCAGCTAAATCTCGGCACCATCGCCTCCACAGGAGTAGGTACGTTTAAGTTAAACATGATTGATATCGCTGACGATGGAGCCATCTATGCATGCAATCTGACAACCTCATGGGCCACCGTTCCACTGATCATCTATCGCTGGCAGGATGAGAACTCGACGCCAACAACTGCCTTTAGCGGGCTTGCGCTCGGTGGCTCGACACGGTGCGGCGATGATTTTGTCGTCCGCCGTTCTGGTGCGGGCACCCAGATCCTCGTCTCCGGAAACAGTGCTGTAAATACGGTACCGATTTTCAGCACGACTGATGGCATCAATTTTACCGGCATAGCTCTCAGCGTTGCCAATTTGCCGAATGCCAGTGTTCGTTTGGGCCTCGCCTTTGGTTGCGGCAACACATTCTACGGCCAAACCACCGCCAACTCCACGAAGTTCGTTTCATTTAATAGCCCTACGTCAACTGTCGCCAGTCTGACTGCATCCTATGCCATCTATGATAAACAGGGCTCGCCTGGGTTTGGCCCAATCGGCGTGGACATTGCCAATCAACGTCTCATTGGAGATTTGACGCTCCCGAATACCGGCTCGTCTCATTCGATGAATCTGTTCGATTTAAATGCTCTCGTCGTCGCCCCCACAACCAACAGCCCGGTGGATGCCAAACCATTTGCCGTCTCGGTTGGCACTTTTGGAACCGGCTCGGTTGACTTCACTCCTGATGGCAGCCGGCTCTATACTCTGGACAGCGGCAGCGGCATCATCGCCTTTAGCCTGGCCCCAAAACTTGCTGCGCCCAGCATCTGCAGCCAGCCGCAAAATTATATCGTCCCGCGCGGCGGCCTTGGATTCTTCGATGTGGGTTCCATCGGTTCACTTCAGAATTATCAATGGCGATTGAACGGAGCCAACCTGGCCGGCGCCACCAACCGGACCTTGGACCTTCCTAATGTTCAATTGGCCAACCTGGGAAATTATACTGTCGTCATAACGAATTCTCTCGGCCTCATCACCAGTTCCATCGCCGTGCTGGACTTCCCGCTTGTCATCACCAATCAGCCAGTGAGCCAGGTGGTCGCTGTTGGCGGCGCCGCCAGCTTCAGCGTGGCGGCTGATGGCAATTCTCCATTTACCTATCAATGGAGTTTGAATGGCACCAACGTTGCCGGAGCCACTTTATCATCTCTGACTATTAACAACGCTCAGCAATCCAATGCGGGCGGTTATACGGTGCTCGTCACCGACCCGCTTGGCCAAACCGCCACCAGCCTGGTAGCAAGCCTTACGGTTGGAACCTTGGGAAATGGCACCGGTCTGAATGGCGATTATTACTCCAACCAGCTTAAGACTTTTGCCAGCTCTCCTGATCTCAACCGTATCGATCCCACCATCGATTTCGACTTCGGCTCAGGCTCACCCGATCCTTTGATAACCGTCGACAACTTTACTATTCGTTGGACCGGTCAGGTGCAACCGCTTTATTCGCAAACTTACACCTTCTACACTCGAACTGATGATGGTGCCAGGTTGTGGGTGAACGGACAAAAAATCGTCGATCGTTGGATTGACCAAGGTCCCACCGAGGCGAGCGGCACGATCTCTCTCGTCGCTAATCAAAAGTATGATATCATCATGGAATATTACGAACACGCTGTAGGTGCTGTGGCACAATTAAGTTGGTCCAGCCTAGGCCAGGTTAAACAAATTATTCCGCAAACCCAACTCTACCCGGGCGTATCGGCTCCCAACCCCAAGCTCACTGCTGCAGGAGTAAGCAATGGTACTAATCTCATTCTGAATTGGACGGGATCTTACACCCTGCAAAGCTCCCCCAACGTCGAAGGACCATACGTCGATGTCACAGGCTCAACGAGTCCGTACACCAATGACCTCACTGCCAATCCGCAAATGTTCTTTCGATTGATTAGCGAATAA
- the feoB gene encoding ferrous iron transport protein B: MSSGPANTDEGVSRQSNEPPGLGDQRPAAASENYVILTGNPNCGKTTIFNALTGLRAKVGNYAGVTVERKEGRLMGSPPEMGIKVLDLPGTYSLSPQSLDEQVSRDVLLHRLPQLPAPALIVIVVDASNLQRNLYYATQVIELGYPTLIALNMIDVAESNGHQIDIQALAKSLGTAVIPLVASSGNGIPEMRDRILSCLRSKPPKTTPRQFADLPASFSKETADIASQLAITFHEHRTQATAEALLILSNEKAIASSLEHYPAHILQAVEAARQRLDAAQIDWRGVPIEARYTSVAKIYQEVVTETQLDQESFSDKLDAILTHKVWGTLIFLGIMALMFQSIFSFARIPMDAIQAGVDWFGGWVGRSIPAGDLNSLLVGGIIAGVGAVIVFLPQILLLFLFIGLLEDTGYMARAAFLMDRLMSKVGLHGKSFIPMLSSFACAIPGIMATRTIESPKDRLVTILVAPLMSCSARLPVYTLLIAACIPNKRFLGFLRLPGLTMLSMYLLGIVVALLMAWLFKKTLLKGETPMLIMELPPYKRPLARVVLRHMWDRSRLFLRRAGTVILGINILLWFLATYPRSAELNQKYDLQRQAILAAVSKSPTDSNAATEKLAELEKEESGAKLRYSFAGRMGQFIEPAIAPLGFDWKIGIGIVASFAAREVFVSTMSTVYNLGKAESSESITPSLAQTLTKQTRADGKPIYTPLTAVALMVFYVFALQCVSTVAVVRRETNSWKWPAFQWLYMGALAWLLAFITYQGGRLLGWE, encoded by the coding sequence ATGAGTTCAGGACCTGCCAACACGGATGAAGGGGTATCTCGTCAATCAAACGAACCACCCGGTTTGGGCGATCAACGTCCGGCGGCTGCGTCTGAAAACTACGTCATTCTCACTGGAAATCCAAATTGCGGAAAGACCACTATATTTAATGCCCTTACCGGTCTGCGGGCCAAAGTAGGGAATTATGCCGGCGTCACTGTGGAACGCAAGGAGGGGCGTCTCATGGGAAGTCCGCCGGAAATGGGCATCAAGGTGCTGGACCTGCCGGGCACGTACAGCCTGAGTCCACAATCTCTGGATGAACAGGTCTCCCGCGATGTACTTTTGCATCGTCTGCCACAACTCCCGGCTCCTGCGTTGATTGTGATCGTGGTGGATGCGTCAAACCTGCAGCGTAATCTCTACTATGCAACCCAGGTTATTGAATTGGGCTACCCCACCCTCATCGCTTTAAACATGATCGATGTGGCTGAGAGCAACGGCCATCAGATTGATATCCAGGCGCTCGCCAAGTCCCTCGGAACTGCAGTAATTCCCCTGGTCGCAAGTTCCGGCAACGGCATTCCGGAAATGCGCGACCGAATACTTTCTTGTCTGCGCTCGAAGCCGCCAAAGACAACCCCCCGCCAATTCGCTGATCTGCCGGCATCCTTTTCGAAGGAAACGGCAGACATCGCTTCCCAGCTTGCCATTACTTTTCACGAGCATCGCACCCAGGCAACCGCTGAAGCCTTGCTTATTCTGAGTAATGAAAAGGCCATTGCCTCCAGTCTTGAACATTATCCTGCCCATATTCTTCAGGCCGTCGAAGCCGCACGCCAAAGATTGGATGCCGCACAGATCGATTGGCGGGGTGTTCCCATCGAAGCCCGTTATACGAGCGTCGCCAAAATTTATCAGGAAGTGGTGACGGAGACGCAACTCGATCAGGAAAGCTTCAGTGACAAACTCGATGCCATCCTGACCCACAAGGTGTGGGGCACTTTAATTTTCTTAGGGATCATGGCGCTGATGTTTCAAAGCATCTTCAGCTTTGCGCGCATCCCCATGGATGCCATTCAGGCCGGAGTCGATTGGTTTGGGGGATGGGTAGGCCGCTCGATCCCTGCCGGGGATTTGAACAGTTTGTTGGTGGGCGGGATCATTGCCGGCGTTGGTGCCGTGATTGTTTTCCTGCCGCAAATTCTTTTGCTGTTTCTATTTATCGGGCTTCTGGAAGACACGGGCTACATGGCACGCGCTGCATTTTTAATGGATCGTTTGATGAGCAAGGTCGGGCTGCACGGCAAGAGCTTCATTCCCATGCTCAGCTCCTTCGCCTGCGCCATTCCAGGAATCATGGCCACACGGACGATAGAAAGCCCCAAAGACCGACTCGTCACTATCCTGGTCGCCCCCTTGATGAGTTGCTCTGCGAGATTGCCAGTTTACACCCTGCTCATCGCTGCCTGCATTCCCAATAAACGCTTCCTGGGATTCCTCCGGTTACCTGGCCTCACCATGCTATCCATGTACCTGCTTGGGATTGTCGTTGCTTTGCTGATGGCCTGGCTTTTCAAAAAGACTTTGCTCAAGGGCGAGACACCCATGCTTATTATGGAACTCCCGCCTTACAAACGGCCACTCGCCCGGGTCGTTCTCCGGCACATGTGGGATCGCTCGAGATTGTTCCTGCGCCGCGCGGGAACTGTCATTCTTGGCATCAACATACTGCTTTGGTTTTTGGCTACCTATCCGCGCAGTGCTGAGTTGAACCAAAAGTATGACCTGCAACGCCAGGCGATTCTCGCAGCAGTATCGAAGTCGCCAACCGACTCCAATGCAGCCACCGAAAAGCTCGCGGAGCTCGAGAAGGAAGAAAGCGGTGCCAAACTCCGTTACAGCTTTGCCGGACGCATGGGGCAATTTATCGAGCCGGCCATCGCACCACTGGGATTTGATTGGAAAATCGGCATCGGCATCGTTGCGTCCTTTGCGGCTCGTGAAGTTTTCGTAAGCACCATGTCAACGGTGTACAATCTTGGCAAGGCTGAAAGCTCAGAAAGCATCACGCCCAGTCTGGCGCAGACTTTAACGAAGCAGACACGTGCCGACGGCAAACCGATTTATACTCCTTTGACCGCCGTCGCCTTGATGGTCTTCTACGTCTTTGCTCTTCAATGCGTAAGCACAGTAGCCGTGGTTCGCCGCGAAACCAATTCCTGGAAATGGCCGGCGTTTCAATGGCTCTACATGGGAGCGCTTGCCTGGTTGCTTGCCTTCATTACATACCAAGGCGGGCGCCTGCTTGGTTGGGAATAA
- a CDS encoding FeoA family protein, with protein sequence MSDAIQPLTSVAVGTTATVTDIKLPSTSRPRLMEMGLLVGTPVELVRFAPLGDPVEIKVRGYHLTLRKHEADQIWVKPLAPKP encoded by the coding sequence ATGTCTGATGCCATCCAGCCGCTGACCTCGGTCGCTGTCGGAACCACGGCAACTGTCACGGATATAAAACTTCCTTCTACCAGTCGCCCCCGATTGATGGAAATGGGATTACTCGTAGGCACTCCCGTCGAACTCGTCCGCTTTGCGCCGCTCGGTGATCCCGTGGAAATTAAAGTCCGTGGATATCATTTGACCTTGCGCAAACACGAGGCGGACCAGATCTGGGTAAAACCTTTGGCTCCCAAGCCTTGA
- a CDS encoding FeoA family protein — translation MQSSNVVREGQCAQPSICPLSRVQAGTVVCIKQLSAPEEITGRLREMGFCEQQTIKLISRNGNLICQVCNARLGISSQLAESIMVEPVSSRLKVA, via the coding sequence GTGCAATCATCGAACGTCGTTCGGGAAGGTCAATGTGCCCAACCCTCCATCTGCCCGCTCAGCCGGGTTCAGGCAGGCACAGTCGTTTGCATCAAACAGCTTTCCGCTCCAGAAGAAATCACCGGTCGCCTGCGCGAAATGGGTTTCTGTGAGCAACAGACCATCAAACTGATCAGCCGCAACGGAAATCTAATCTGTCAGGTCTGCAATGCCCGTCTTGGAATCAGTTCGCAATTGGCTGAATCCATCATGGTTGAACCGGTTTCCTCACGTCTCAAAGTGGCTTAA
- a CDS encoding type II secretion system protein has protein sequence MKHARVRPGFAYRAFTLIELLVVIAIIAILAGLLLPALAKAKLKAQRTACTSNMRQLGLAFVMYADDSGGFIAPAYPIGTSPLTPTTGVNPYTWCPGNCAASGPNATYGPPPLYDGTNQYALEQGKFWPYVKSAGVYHCPADKNNWRGVPVLRSLSMNGWVGGIAYGEGGNPSYWQSPSGLTHTFFTKSIQITKPSETWVLIDEDTSSINDGMFLVDLTGAKFLDAPTRRHANAFSWNFADGHAEIFKMNDTNTTAQWTSPSGIGTPNIDLQKIIRFTTY, from the coding sequence ATGAAACACGCTCGAGTCCGGCCCGGTTTTGCATACCGCGCGTTTACGCTGATCGAACTCCTTGTAGTTATTGCCATTATCGCGATTCTTGCGGGGCTCCTCTTGCCTGCGCTTGCCAAAGCAAAACTGAAGGCGCAGCGAACTGCGTGCACAAGTAACATGCGGCAGTTGGGATTAGCCTTTGTGATGTATGCCGACGATAGCGGAGGCTTTATTGCTCCTGCATACCCGATCGGCACTTCTCCTCTCACTCCTACTACTGGCGTAAACCCTTATACCTGGTGTCCCGGCAATTGTGCTGCGTCGGGCCCCAACGCTACATATGGCCCACCACCCCTCTATGATGGCACCAATCAATATGCGTTGGAACAAGGCAAGTTCTGGCCCTATGTGAAGAGTGCCGGAGTATATCATTGTCCAGCAGATAAAAATAATTGGAGGGGTGTACCAGTCTTGCGCAGTTTGTCCATGAATGGTTGGGTGGGCGGCATAGCATACGGTGAAGGAGGAAATCCCAGTTACTGGCAATCCCCATCCGGTCTGACTCATACGTTTTTTACGAAAAGCATCCAAATCACCAAACCCTCGGAGACATGGGTATTGATAGATGAGGACACCAGCAGCATCAATGACGGCATGTTCCTGGTTGATCTAACTGGTGCCAAATTTCTCGATGCTCCTACACGGCGCCACGCCAATGCGTTCTCCTGGAATTTCGCGGATGGCCATGCCGAGATATTCAAAATGAATGATACCAATACCACTGCTCAATGGACTTCCCCCAGTGGGATTGGCACACCCAATATTGACTTGCAGAAAATCATCAGGTTTACGACATATTAA
- a CDS encoding PEP-CTERM sorting domain-containing protein — MNNKSSLRSSKQKAGSAAVVTALTLAIVPAAMADTTWISTSSTAWATTGNWTGGVLPSAGATTLAIYADSSTIQHSVDLGGFGRVATGIRFDAFSGGSGFVFSSSSNPGPGWFLRAGGTANGIINNDDNTQTFNVPMKLTTSAGGVGAGAAMTFNAAGGNLLFNGVNQSSAPWTINLNGASALTLTAAAGKTITIGTTSGGQIVNTNTGTFSGLIKNGAGKLVLGGTAANTFVGTNVIQQGTITAAKVDALGSGNALKVTGTSTFETGGLNQHIGPMDLQGNLTIDLANSGTVSIDDSKAFDWTSFNLTIINFTLGSSTLQFGTDNTGFTQAQLDDIVFADFGNAHGQIDATGLVTPVPVPEPSTLALGLFGGIGMMFLFRRVRGEK; from the coding sequence ATGAACAACAAATCATCATTACGCTCTTCAAAGCAAAAAGCCGGCTCAGCCGCAGTTGTCACCGCATTAACGCTGGCGATAGTGCCAGCAGCCATGGCTGATACGACCTGGATCAGTACTTCCAGCACTGCCTGGGCGACCACTGGAAATTGGACTGGCGGTGTGCTGCCAAGTGCTGGCGCAACCACACTGGCGATTTATGCAGACAGCTCAACGATTCAGCACTCAGTAGATTTAGGCGGCTTTGGGCGAGTCGCAACCGGCATAAGGTTTGATGCCTTCTCAGGTGGCTCTGGTTTCGTTTTTAGCAGCAGTTCCAATCCTGGCCCAGGATGGTTCCTGCGGGCGGGAGGCACGGCCAATGGCATCATTAATAATGATGACAATACTCAGACCTTCAACGTGCCAATGAAACTCACCACTAGTGCTGGTGGTGTAGGAGCAGGCGCTGCAATGACTTTCAATGCAGCGGGAGGTAACCTGCTCTTCAACGGCGTTAACCAGTCCTCAGCCCCTTGGACCATCAACCTCAATGGTGCTTCCGCCCTTACCCTCACTGCTGCGGCGGGAAAGACGATCACAATTGGAACAACAAGCGGTGGTCAGATTGTCAATACAAACACAGGTACCTTCTCGGGATTGATTAAAAACGGGGCAGGCAAACTTGTTCTTGGTGGCACAGCTGCAAATACATTCGTTGGAACAAATGTCATTCAACAGGGCACCATAACCGCCGCGAAGGTGGATGCATTGGGATCCGGCAATGCTTTAAAGGTTACCGGCACATCGACTTTTGAAACTGGAGGCTTAAACCAGCACATTGGCCCAATGGATTTGCAAGGTAACCTTACGATTGACCTGGCTAACAGCGGTACCGTTTCTATTGATGACAGTAAAGCCTTTGATTGGACCAGTTTTAACCTTACAATCATCAATTTCACTCTCGGTTCGAGCACTCTTCAGTTCGGCACAGACAATACCGGCTTTACCCAAGCACAACTGGACGATATCGTCTTCGCTGACTTTGGCAATGCTCACGGTCAGATTGATGCGACCGGTCTTGTCACTCCTGTGCCTGTTCCTGAGCCTTCCACTCTGGCACTCGGACTGTTCGGCGGCATCGGTATGATGTTCCTGTTCCGTCGTGTCCGTGGTGAGAAGTGA
- a CDS encoding glycosyltransferase family 2 protein, with protein MFQNKKVIVVMPAYNAAKTLRRTYHEVMDQGVVDGIILVDDKSKDDTVAVAKTLPGIRVHVHEVNKGYGGNQKTCYRLALEAGADIVIMIHPDYQYTPKLIPAMVSIIGNGLHPCVLGSRILGNYALKGGMPLWKYVANRFLTLAENILLGAKLSEYHTGYRAFSRELLEKVDTSRNSDDFVFDNQMLAQIFWYGYTIGEVSCPTKYFAEASSINLRRSIKYGFGCLGTGLGYRLSKWGIKSSALFPKQTVKLENEVQPVLGTNQRS; from the coding sequence ATGTTTCAAAATAAAAAAGTCATCGTAGTCATGCCGGCTTACAATGCCGCCAAAACTTTGCGTCGCACCTATCACGAGGTGATGGACCAGGGGGTGGTGGACGGAATTATCCTGGTGGATGACAAAAGCAAGGACGACACGGTGGCGGTGGCGAAGACACTTCCCGGAATTAGGGTGCATGTCCACGAAGTGAACAAGGGTTATGGCGGGAATCAGAAGACATGCTATCGACTCGCACTGGAGGCGGGGGCGGATATTGTAATCATGATACACCCCGATTACCAATACACGCCGAAGTTGATTCCGGCCATGGTTTCAATCATTGGCAATGGCCTGCATCCCTGCGTGCTGGGAAGTCGTATTTTGGGTAACTATGCGCTTAAGGGGGGTATGCCGCTTTGGAAATACGTGGCGAATCGATTTCTGACACTGGCGGAGAATATTTTATTGGGAGCCAAGCTCTCGGAATATCACACCGGTTATCGCGCTTTCTCGCGAGAACTGCTGGAAAAAGTTGATACGAGCAGGAATTCTGACGACTTCGTTTTTGATAACCAAATGTTGGCGCAGATTTTTTGGTATGGCTACACCATCGGAGAGGTGAGTTGTCCTACGAAGTATTTTGCGGAGGCTTCATCGATTAATCTTCGGCGCAGTATTAAATATGGTTTCGGTTGTCTGGGAACCGGGCTGGGTTACCGCCTGTCGAAGTGGGGAATTAAAAGCTCAGCGCTTTTTCCCAAGCAGACAGTCAAGCTGGAAAATGAGGTCCAACCGGTCCTGGGAACGAATCAACGTTCCTAA
- a CDS encoding TetR/AcrR family transcriptional regulator, protein MSRCSDAKERLMGAVSELIWTGSYGSTTIDQICEKAGVKKGSFYYFFDSKSDLAIAALDANFKAKKAQLDSNFSPTVPPLERIRCLCDTCYQFQLEARQKYGSVLGCPLCTLGTEVSTQDEKLRAKIQEILEYHGKYVESAIRDAHAQGQIHAPDAAATARMIEAYYDGMLTQARIKNDVEILKEVPTGVFKLLGVTEQRPLVV, encoded by the coding sequence ATGAGCCGTTGTAGTGATGCCAAAGAACGTTTGATGGGAGCTGTTTCAGAGTTGATCTGGACAGGGTCCTATGGCAGCACGACGATTGATCAAATTTGTGAAAAGGCGGGGGTTAAAAAGGGAAGTTTCTACTATTTCTTCGATTCCAAGTCCGATCTGGCGATTGCAGCCCTGGATGCGAATTTTAAAGCGAAAAAAGCACAACTAGATTCCAATTTTTCCCCGACCGTTCCTCCCTTGGAGCGGATTCGTTGTCTGTGCGACACCTGTTATCAATTCCAGCTCGAAGCCAGGCAGAAATATGGCTCTGTGTTGGGATGCCCACTGTGTACGCTTGGAACTGAAGTAAGCACGCAGGATGAAAAACTTCGCGCGAAGATCCAGGAGATATTGGAATATCACGGAAAGTATGTTGAGTCAGCCATCCGCGATGCCCACGCGCAGGGGCAGATTCATGCTCCGGACGCCGCTGCGACCGCCCGCATGATTGAAGCTTACTACGACGGGATGTTAACGCAGGCCCGCATCAAGAATGATGTGGAAATTCTTAAGGAAGTGCCCACCGGTGTTTTTAAGCTTCTCGGAGTCACAGAGCAAAGACCATTAGTGGTATAG